A genome region from Drosophila simulans strain w501 chromosome 2R, Prin_Dsim_3.1, whole genome shotgun sequence includes the following:
- the LOC27208753 gene encoding uncharacterized protein LOC27208753: protein MNFNDNADSSTGSQIGKQKDLKSPKRAMDGVTKKTKKNLPKKTTMARSKLKIKALIKKRVQMAQKRKLALMTSAKDKSLQLKSKRKVIVVEPSSKSMRPKMISRRPTPLPRPRKKRESRATTLPKYIPLCQKKHHVVHEKSSEG, encoded by the coding sequence ATGAATTTTAACGACAACGCGGACAGCTCGACAGGTAGCCAAATTGGCAAGCAAAAAGATTTGAAGTCGCCAAAAAGGGCTATGGATGGAGTGACCAAAAAAACCAAGAAGAATCTGCCGAAGAAGACCACTATGGCGCGGtcaaaactgaaaatcaaggCCTTGATAAAGAAAAGAGTTCAAATGGCGCAGAAACGGAAGCTAGCACTTATGACATCCGCCAAGGATAAATCACTGCAGCTGAAGTCCAAACGTAAAGTCATTGTGGTGGAGCCCTCTTCGAAGTCCATGCGGCCCAAGATGATTAGCCGGCGCCCCACTCCGTTGCCCCGTCcgcgaaaaaaaagggaaagtcGTGCAACGACCTTGCCAAAATATATTCCCCTGTGTCAGAAAAAACACCATGTCGTCCACGAAAAATCCTCCGAAGGCTGA